The window ATATCTCGATGATATATTTATTGTCTTGAACATACATCCTTATACGTGGGATccgataaaaaataaaataatcatatatcctttattttttattaaaattgagTATCTAATACTAACTTTTTGGTGTCTTTGTCTGTTTTATGAACTACCTATATTATCCTTTAGTAATACCACGTTCTGAGGGGTTCCCACCAAATCATACACTCTTTTTCACTCCCAACCCAAGAGCCGCATtctcctcttcttcaattctttttctcgctacaaaaaaaaaactgtttcttctcttcttcaattcctttCTCGCTACAAAAAATCTAATCGAAATTTTCAGAACCGTCAAGTCAATTATAAGATCGTCAATGGCGGATCCACGAAGAGTGAATGATCGGTGATTGTAGACCGCCGCAACATACGGTTGGTTTGGATCTGAACTTGGCTCATGTTCAAAAGAATCGGCTGACGACCGTGGATTATGGGCACGAGGAGGGGGCAATGTCTCCTGAAGCTGAGGTATACATTTGTAAACGCACTGAAAGGTATtgaattctattttttttttccaatttggaTTGAATGATCGGTGATTGTAGGATGGAGAAATAGTGGCAACTGGTCGAGTAATGTATGTGAAGATTTACACGGGTTTGATTCGCGATTAtcgtctatttttttttattttttctcccTAAACATTTACACGTGACTATATCAGAATTGATCGCCCTATGGTTTATCCACACCATGTGTTGTATGATTCTCATGCCAAGGATAGGGATCCGGTTTCATCATAGGATTGCAGGGGTTTTAAGGTTAAATCATGTCTGCCCAAGATGGATAGTTGCTTCATTAGAGATGTGAATTTACCCGATAACACTGTTATGGCACCTTTAACTCCATTTATCAAGATTTGGCACCTGAAGAACAATGGTATAGTTGTGTGGCCCATGAAAACAATCTTTTCCTGGATGGGAGGAGATAAATTGAGCGACGAACTATCTGTTGAGTTAAAGATTCCTGCAACTAGTTTGGCCATTAAACAGGAGCTGATGTTGTTGTTGATTGCATTGCTCCTGAGCTTCCAGGAAAGTACGAATCTTGCTGGGGATTGGCTTCCTCCTCTGGACAAAGGTTTGGGCAACTCATTTGGATTCAGATCGAGGTTGTTACTTCTGTTGCAGCGAAGCCACTGGAAAATATCAGGAGCTTTAACCTGAACTTACCTCCTTTGAGCAGTTGTTTAAATGATCCTGAAACTATATTATCACCTTATAattttttgatatatatatataaatatttattgaattataattaaaaatgaatGTCTTAGAAAAATATCTCCAGCAGCTTTCCTTAGATAACTCGGCTGATATATGGCTCTGCTCATTGAAGAGCAATGGGTTTCTATAGAATCATTTTACTTATTGTTGAGAATATGCTCGGGGGAGAGAGTAATTAACTAAATGCACAGAACAATGTACTTCGGTGGGTATCTTTTCACTTTATTTTTTGATTTCCTTCGATTCTAAATTGAATAATTTAGATTCGCTTTCAAAAGTTTTATTGTGATTAAATTTGTTTTACTTATGAGTTTTAATGCAGACAGTTCCTCAAACGGATAATTTGTGGTTTGCTTACCTTTTATAACTTAGGGTGAGACTATGTTCGATGATTGAGGTTGGTTTTACATtcattttattgttttcttatTTTGAAATCCAAATTTATGCTCGATGAATAACACATTGCTTATTTTCCCAAatcatttcttatttttattgtataaatattttgaagtttgatgtaattttaattttatcatcAAGTTTTATGCACCATTAGTCATTGCCTTtaaatgtttgataaaatgttcAAAAATAATCTGTTTGAATAATTGGTAGTGTATTTGTCAATTTCAATATAATGGTATGAAATTCGACTTTTTGTTGCTGTTTGTATTGTGTTGAGTTAGATTTTAAAGTTTCCAAGTTTCATGGATTGATCAAACAAAAAATAGACCAtagcaaggaagaaaataacaagaataaaagaaaatttatatTGTGATACATCTAAATTCTGCTCATTTAGGCTTCACAAACTTAAATGAAAAATTAGAAAATTTACCGTGTCAAGGATTATCATTGATAATGAGGGTCGGGATGTAAGGATAAAGAAATACCACTATATTTTCATTGCGCTACATTAGTATATATAGTCATGCTTCGTTGATTGGTATTCTCCATCATTTAGTCCAGAGGCTTCAGCTTCAATATTTGTTGTCTGGAAAAGCAAAATGAAATTCTCATGTTTTCCCATCCAAACACATGATGCTAAAGAGGCCGAATGTATTGGAtttggagaatttttatagacATTCCCTCATAAAGAATAAACTGACAAAATAAATACACGCTTGAGAAATTCATGATAATGGCAAACCAAACTTTGTACCAACCAAATCCGATGACCGTGTCTTCATCATCTGGTAACCGTTTGAAAATAGATAATAAGAAACAACTTTAGTGGTATTAAAGAATCTTAGTTTCATGCGACATGTCTTATGAGATTCATGAATTGATTCACCCTAATGACGCAAAAACTTCAAcatattttactatttattataGTTGAGCATCTAATACTAACTGTTTGGTGTCTTTGTCTGTTTTATGAACTACCTATATTACCCTTTAGTAATACCATGTTCTGAGGGGTTCCCACCAAATCATACACTCTTCTTCACTCTCAACCCAAGAGCCGCATtctcctcttcttcaattcttttTCTCGCTACAAAAAATCTAATCGAAATTTTCAAAACCGTCAAGTCAATTATAAGATCGTCAATGGCGGATCCACGAAGAGTGAATGATCGGTGATTGTAGACCGCCGCAACATATGGTTTGTTTGGATCAGAACTTGGCTCATGTTCAAAAGAATCGGCTGACGACTGTGGATTATGGGCACGAGGAGGGGGCAATGTCTCCTGAAGCTGAGGTATACATTTGTAAACGCACTGAAAGTTAtttaattctattttttttttttcaatttggaTTGAATGATCAGTGATTGTAGGATGGAGAAATAGTGGCAACTGGTCGAGTAATGTATGTGAAGATTTACATGGGTTTGATTCGCGATTATcgtctattttttttattttttctcccTAAACATTTACATGTGACTATATCAGAATTGATCGCCCTGTGGTTTATCCACACCATGTGTTGTATGATTCTCATGCCAAGGATAGGGATCCGGTTTCATCACAGGATTGCAGGGGTTTTAAGGTTAAATCACGTCTGCCCAAGATGGATAGTTGCTTCATTAGAGATGTGAATATACCCGATAACATTGTTATGGCACCTTTAACTCCATTTACCAAGATTTGGCACCTGAAGAACAATGGTATAGTTGTGTGGCCCAAGAAAACAATCATTTCCTGGATGGGAGGAGATAAATTGAGCGACGAACTATCTGTTGAGTTAAAGATTCCTGCAACTGGTTTGGCCATTAAACAGGAGCTTGATGTTGCTGTTGATTTCATTGCGTTGATTTCATTGCTCCTGAGCTTCCAGGAAAGTACGAATCTTGCTGGGGCAAAGGTTTGGGCAACTCATTTGGATTTGGATCAAGGTTGTTACTTCTGTTGCAGCGAAGCCACTGGAAAATATCAGGAGCTTTAACCTGAACTTACCTCCTCTGAGCATTTGTTTAAATGATCCTGAAAGTATATTATCACCTTATAattttttgatatatatatatatatatatatatatatatatatatatatatatatatatatataatataatatttattgaattataattaaaaatgaatGTCTTAGAAAAATATCTCCAGCAGCTGTCCTTGGATAACTCGGCTGATATATGGCTCTGCTCATTGAAGAGCAATGGGTTTCTATAGAATCATTTTACTTATGGTGGATCATATTATGCTCGGGGGAGAGAGTAATTAACTAAATGCACAGAACAATGTACTTCGGTGGGTATCTTTTCACTTTATTTTTTGATTTCCTTCGATTCTAAATTGAATAATTTAGATTCGCTTTCAAAAGTTTTATTGTGATTAAATTTGTTTTACTTATGAGTTTTAATGCAGACGGTTCCTCAAACGGATAATTTGTGGTTTGCTTACCTTTTATAACTTAGGGTGAGACTCTGTTCGATGATTGAGGTTGGTTTTACATtcattttattgttttcttatTTTGAAATCCAAATTTATGCTCGATGAATAACACATTGCTTATTTTCCCAAatcatttcttatttttattgtataaATATTTTGAAGTTTGATGTAATTGTAATTTAATCATCAAGTTTTATTTGCACCATTAGTCATTGCCTTtaaatgtttgataaaatgttcAAAAATAATCTGTTTGAATAATTGGTACTGTATTTGTCAATTTCAATATAATGGTATGAAATTCGACTTTTTGTTGCTGTTTGTATTGTGTTGAGTTAGATTTTATAGTTTCCAAGTTTCATGGATTGATCAAACAAAAAATAGACCAtagcaaggaagaaaataacaagaataaaagaaaaattgtaTTGTGATACATGTAAATTCTGCTCATTTAGGCTTCACAAACTTAGATGAAAAATTAGAAAATTTACCGTGTCAAGGATTATCATTGATACGGAGGGTCGGGATGTAAGGATAAAGAAATACCACTATATTTTCATTGCGCTACATTAGTATATATAGTCATGCTTCGTTGATTGGTATTCTCCATCATTTAGTCCAGAGACTTCAGCTTCAATATTTGCTGTCtggaaaaggaaaatgaaatTCTCATGTTTTCCCATCCAAACACATGATGCTAAAGAGGCCGAATGTATTGGAtttggagaatttttatagacATTCCCTCATAAAGAATAAACTGCCAAAAAAATACACGATTGGGAAATTCATGATAATGGCAAACCAAACTTCGTACCAACCAAATCCGATGACCGTGTCTTCATCATCTGGTAACCGTTTGAAAATAGATAATAAGAAACAACTTTAGTGGTATTAAAGAATCTTAGTTTCATGCGACATGTCTTATGAGATTCATGAATTGATTCACCCTAATGACGCAAAAACTTCAACATATTTTACTATGTATTATAGTTGAGCATCTAATACTAACTGTTTGGTGTCTTTGTCTGTTTTATGAACTACCTATATTACCCTTTAGTAATACCATGTTCTGAGGGGTTCCCACCAAATCATACACTCTTCTTCACTCTCAACCCAAGAGCCGCATtctcctcttcttcaattcttttTCTCGCTACAAAAAATCTAATCGAAATTTTCAAAACCGTCAAGTCAATTATAAGATCGTCAATGGCGGATCCACGAAGAGTGAATGATCGGTGATTGTAGACCGCCGCAACATATGGTTTGTTTGGATCTGAACTTGGCTCATGTTCAAAAGAATCGGCTGACGACTGTGGATTATGGGCACGAGGAGGGGGCAATGTCTCCTGAAGCTGAGGTATACATTTGTAAACACACTGAAAGTTAtttaattctattttttttttcaatttggaTTGAATGATCAGTGATTGTAGGATGGAGAAATAGTGGCAACTGGTCGAGTAATGTATGTGAAGATTTACATGGGTTTGATTCGCGATTATcgtctattttttttattttttctcccTAAACATTTACAATTGACTATATCAGAATTGATCGCCCTGTGGTTTATCCACACCATGTGTTGTATGATTCTCATGCCAAGGATAGGGATCCGGTTTCATCACAGGATTGCAGGGGTTTTAAGGTTAAATCACGTCTGCCCAAGATGGATAGTTGCTTCATTAGAGATGTGAATATACCCGATAACATTGTTATGGCACCTTTAACTCCATTTACCAAGATTTGGCACCTGAAGAACAATGGTATAGTTGTGTGGCCCAAGAAAACAATCATTTCCTGGATGGGAGGAGATAAATTGAGCGACGAACTATCTGTTGAGTTAAAGATTCCTGCAACTGGTTTGGCCATTAAACAGGAGCTTGATGTTGCTGTTGATTTCATTGCGTTGATTTCATTGCTCCTGAGCTTCCAGGAAAGTACGAATCTTGCTGGGGCAAAGGTTTGGGCAACTCATTTGGATTTGGATCAAGGTTGTTACTTCTGTTGCAGCGAAGCCACTGGAAAATATCAGGAGCTTTAACCTGAACTTACCTCCTTTGAGCATTTGTTTAAATGATCCTGAAAGTATATTATCACCTTATAattttttgatatatatatatatatatatatatatatatatatatatatatatatatatatatatatatatatatatttattgaattataattaaaaatgaatGTCTTAGAAAAATATCTCCAGCAGCTTTCCTTGGATAACTCGGCTGATATATGGCTCTGCTCATTGAAGAGCAATGGGTTTCTATAGAATCATTTTACTTATGGTGGATCATATTATGCTCGGGGGAGAGAGTAATTAACTAAATGCACAGAACAATGTACTTCGGTGGGTATCTTTTCACTTTATTTTTTGATTTCCTTCGATTCTAAATTGAATAATTTAGATTCGCTTTCAAAAGTTTTATTGTGATTAAATTTGTTTTACTTATGAGTTTTAATGCAGACGGTTCCTCAAACGGATAATTTGTGGTTTGCTTACCTTTTATAACTTTGGGTGAGACTCTGTTCGATGATTGAGGTTGGTTTTACATtcattttattgttttcttatTTTGAAATCCAAATTTATGCTCGATGAATAACACATTGCTTATTTTCCCAAATCATTTCTTATTTGTATTGTATAAATATTTTGAAGTTTGATGTAATTGTAATTTAATCATCAAGTTTTATTTGCACCATTAGTCATTGCCTTtaaatgtttgataaaatgttcAAAAATAATCTGTTTGAATAATTGGTACTGTATTTGTCAATTTCAATATAATGGTATGAAATTCGACTTTTTGTTGCTGTTTGTATTGTGTTGAGTTAGATTTTATAGTTTCCAAGTTTCATGGATTGATCAAACAAAAAATAGACCAtagcaaggaagaaaataacaagaataaaagaaaaattgtaTTGTGATACATGTAAATTCTGCTCATTTAGGCTTCACAAACTTAGatgaaaaataagaaaatttacCGTGTCAAGGATTATCATTGATACGGAGGGTCGGGATGTAAGGATAAAGAAATACCACTATATTTTCATTGCGCTACATTAGTATATATAGTCATGCTTCGTTGATTGGTATTCTCCATCATTTAGTCCAGAGGCTTCAGCTTCAATATTTGTTGTCTGGAAAAGCAAAATGAAATTCTCATGTTTTCCCATCCAAACACATGATGCTAAAGAGGCCGAATGTATTGGAtttggagaatttttatagacTTTCCCTCATAAAGAATAAACTGACAAAATAAATACACGCTTGAGAAATTCATGATAATGGCAAACCAAACTTTGTACCAACCAAATCCGATGACCGTGTCTTCATCATCTGGTAACCGTTTGAAAATAGATAATAAGAAACAACTTTAGTGGTATTAAAGAATCTTAGTTTCATGCGACATGTCTTATGAGATTCATGAATTGATTCACCCTAATGACGCAAAAACTTCAAcatattttactatttattataGTTGAGCATCTAATACTAACTGTTTGGTGTCTTTGTCTGTTTTATGAACTACCTATATTACCCTTTAGTAATACCATGTTCTGAGGGGTTCCCACCAAATCATACACTCTTCTTCACTCTCAACCCAAGAGCCGCATtctcctcttcttcaattcttttTCTCGCTACAAAAAATCTAATCGAAATTTTCAAAACCGTCAAGTCAATTATAAGATCGTCAATGGCGGATCCACGAAGAGTGAATGATCGGTGATTGTAGACCGCCGCAACATATGGTTTGTTTGGATCTGAACTTGGCTCATGTTCAAAAGAATCGGCTGACGACTGTGGATTATGGGCACGAGGAGGGGGCAATGTCTCCTGAAGCTGAGGTATACATTTGTAAACGCACTGAAAGTTAtttaattctattttttttttcaatttggaTTGAATGATCAGTGATTGTAGGATGGAGAAATAGTGGCAACTGGTCGAGTAATGTATGTGAAGATTTACATGGGTTTGATTCGTGATTAtcgtctatttttttttattttttctcccTAAACATTTACATGTGACTATATCAGAATTGATCGCCCTGTGGTTTATCCACACCATGTGTTGTATGATTCTCATGCCAAGGATAGGGATCCGGTTTCATCACAGGATTGCAGGGGTTTTAAGGTTAAATCACGTCTGCCCAAGATGGATAGTTGCTTCATTAGAGATGTGAATATACCCGATAACATTGTTATGGCACCTTTAACTCCATTTACCAAGATTTGGCACCTGAAGAACAATGGTATAGTTGTGTGGCCCAAGAAAACAATCATTTCCTGGATGGGAGGAGATAAATTGAGCGACGAACTATCTGTTGAGTTAAAGATTCC is drawn from Primulina eburnea isolate SZY01 chromosome 10, ASM2296580v1, whole genome shotgun sequence and contains these coding sequences:
- the LOC140803255 gene encoding protein JOKA2-like isoform X1 is translated as MIGDCRPPQHMVCLDLNLAHVQKNRLTTVDYGHEEGAMSPEAEDGEIVATGRVIIDRPVVYPHHVLYDSHAKDRDPVSSQDCRGFKVKSRLPKMDSCFIRDVNIPDNIVMAPLTPFTKIWHLKNNGIVVWPKKTIISWMGGDKLSDELSVELKIPATGLAIKQELDVAVDFIALISLLLSFQESTNLAGAKVWATHLDLDQGCYFCCSEATGKYQEL
- the LOC140803255 gene encoding protein JOKA2-like isoform X2; translated protein: MGTRRGQCLLKLRIDRPVVYPHHVLYDSHAKDRDPVSSQDCRGFKVKSRLPKMDSCFIRDVNIPDNIVMAPLTPFTKIWHLKNNGIVVWPKKTIISWMGGDKLSDELSVELKIPATGLAIKQELDVAVDFIALISLLLSFQESTNLAGAKVWATHLDLDQGCYFCCSEATGKYQEL
- the LOC140803254 gene encoding protein JOKA2-like — translated: MIGDCRPPQHMVCLDLNLAHVQKNRLTTVDYGHEEGAMSPEAEDGEIVATGRVIIDRPVVYPHHVLYDSHAKDRDPVSSQDCRGFKVKSRLPKMDSCFIRDVNIPDNIVMAPLTPFTKIWHLKNNGIVVWPKKTIISWMGGDKLSDELSVELKIPATGLAIKQELDVAVDFIALISLLLSFQESTNLAGAKVWATHLDLDQGCYFCCSEATGKYQEL